Genomic DNA from Planktomarina temperata RCA23:
TCGGAAAAGATCGGGTGACCGCCAAAGGTCAGCGATATATCGGAAAGTTGGATCAAAGGTGCACGTGCCATAGGCAGCAGCTAGGCGCTCACGGCCGCGGCGTCAATGCGCGGCGAAGATTGCGCGCAAACGCTGCGCTCTTTTTTGTGGAACTTGTGCCACATTCAAACCAGTAAAGAGCAATGTGGTCCCCAAATCCGGGTCAATGACCGCGTGATCGCTCACTTTTCCACCAAGTCCCAAATAGGCCTGCAAAAGCGGCGGCAAATTGGGCGCACCACCGTCCTTGTGATCCTCCAATGCCTGCGCCAATCGATAACCGCCATGAAAGACAGGGCGCCAGCTGTGCGGTGCAATATGGTCGTTACGACAAAGATAGCGAAAACCCGCGCTGTGTGTTTGGGGCTGCGTGCCTGCAAATGAGCTGCACCCAAAGAGAAATGACACATTGTTTTGATCGACCAGCTGCGTGACAACGCCCCAGGCCAGGCGAAAAATATCCGAATTCCCCCTCTGTGGATCAATGGCAAAACGCCCCAATTCCAGCACGGGCCTGTCAAATACGCGCAGCGGTGACAGATCGAAAAACTGCGCTGAATATCCGTGCACTGCGGCTGTGCCGCTTGGAAAAATTCCAAGCCGAAAGCAACCTAAAATTTCATTTTTATCAATGTTTTTAATGCAAAAATTTAAGTAAGTCTCATCCCAAATATCACGGTCATCCCCCTGCTAAAAATCGCATTGCGGAATTGCCACAGCTGCCCAAGGCTCCGAGCCGTTTGGCACAGCTCGACCTTAAGACCACCGCGGGTGAAATTTTGGAATTGAAGCTCTGGGCGCCCCATGATCCATGACTATCCATTTGTAAATAATGACAGTATTATATTGCGCAATCGGCTGGTGCACTACCGATAAATGCGTATCATGGGGCAAAACTGTTTGGAGGTTCTATGGCTGATATCGAAAAAACGGATCGCGAGTGGCAGGAAATGCTGTCTCCACTGGCCTATAAGGTCACGCGCAAGCATGGCACAGAGCGGGCTTTCAGCCACGACAACTTTCCAAAAGAGGCGGGATATTATGCCTGCGTTTGCTGCGGCGCAACCTTGTTTTCACAAGATGATAAATTTGACAGCGGTACGGGATGGCCCTCCTTTACCCAACCCATGGCGGGTGCTCCAATTGGCGAAAGCATTGATAATTCGTGGTTCTCCACACGCACAGAGGTGCATTGCGCAACCTGCTCTGCGCATTTGGGCCATGTCTTTCCCGATGGGCCGGCGCCGACTGGCTTGAGGTATTGTATGAACGGCGTTGCGCTCACGTTCCACAGGGATGCAGCAGATTAAGGCTCGCTCAAAATGTCGCTGGCATCGAAGCGTCCGATGTTACCAAGCAATTGCTGCAGGAAGGAAATTTCTTCCGTGCCGCCGTCGGTCACGCGCCGCGTCAGAGCCACAATCTCGCCATCCTCAAGGCTGTAACGGCTGACGTTTGTCACAACCTCGGCCGAATCCAACGCGACGGCCACTATATCACGGGAAATAGGCTCGGGCGGGTTCATGCCATAATGCCGCCAGCGGCTTGAAATATAATAGAGCCGGCCTGTTTCTGTGTCAGAAATCGTGGGCACGCCCAGAGTTTCCTCTGCCGTTGCGCGCGTATCCACGCCCACCACTAGATTCGCCAGCTGCGCTTCGGACGGCGTGTAGCCATGGTTGCGATAGACCGGCGTACAAGATATGGCCGCGAAAAGACAGAACCCAACCACAGTGGTCTTTGTTTTATTTAGCATGAGTGTCCCTGTTGTCTTGCGAGAATAGCCCTCGCCAATTATGACTATGCTATCGAAGCCTAAATATGAATTCAAGAATGGAGCGCAGATGCGGCCAAACCATGCTCACCCACGCCTCGAGTTGAAACACCTGGTGCAAAACAGAGGCGTTAACTTCGATCTGACCCTTTCAGAGGCGGAGATTTCCGAGATTGTCGAGCAATTGGATCTGCTTAGCCTACGAAAAATTAAGTTTTCTGGAGTAATTCTGCCCATCGGAAAGGGCGATTGGGGGCTGTCGGGCGAATTGGGCGCGACGGTGGAGCAGGCCTGCAGCCTGACCCTCGCCCCGGTGCGCAGCCGTATCGACACGCCAGTTGTCCGCAATTTCCGTAAGTCTCCGATCACCTTGAGCCATTCGGGCCCCGAGCATGAAATTCCAGAGGATGACAGTGAAGAACAATTGGAAGATGTCATTGACCTTGCACGGGTGTTTTCAGAAGCTCTATCACTTGCCTTGCCCGATTATCCCCGCGCCGAAGGGGCCGAGCTCAAAACTGCCGAATTTGCCCCGCCCGGAGTGACGCCGCTCACCGATGAGGCGGCCAGACCCTTTTCCGTGCTGGCAGGCTTGAAGGATAAGCTCCAGTAACTGCATGATGAAACAGAGGTTTGTAGAATTTTTTTGAAAAATCGTAGGAAATATATAGGATCTGCGCCGTTTGGGGCTTGAAATAATACTCAATCCAAGTAATTAAGCGCCACTTAAGGTGCCGAGCTGGGCTCAGTGCTTTTGTTTGGCGACGACGCGCCAAATTCGGTATTAACAGGGCGTAACGCCCCTAGCTCGAGGTTGTGACATGGCTGTCCCAAAAAGTAAGATTACACGGAGCCGTCGTGGCATGCGACGCTCACATGACGCACTTGTTGCGGCAAACCCTAATGAATGCACAAACTGCGGTGAGCTGAAGCGTCCGCATCACGTTTGCGCATCTTGCGGTCACTATGATGATCGCGAAGTGATTGCGACGACTGAGGAAGTAGATCTCGACGAAGACGCGGCATAAGCGCCCGTATTCAAAGGGAATACATCTCAATGACGGACACCCAAACCATCGCTGACGGAACCAACTCGAATGTTGTCGTATCCGTCGATGCCATGGGGGGAGACAAAGGGCCCGGTGTGATTATCGCCGGGCTTTTGCGTGCGGTGCACACACATTCTAATATCCGGTTTCTGGTGCATGGCCCTCAAGCGGTGTTGGCGCCTCTGATTGACAAGCACAATCTCGAAGAGTTTTGCACCATTGTGCATGCTGAGCGCACCGTTTCCATGGATGACAAGCCAAGCCAAGTGATGCGCCATGGCAAGGGCACCTCAATGTGGTCAGCCGTGACTTCGGTCAAACAAAAAGAGGCCGATGCCTGTGTTTCTTGCGGCAATACCGGCGCTTTGATGGCCATTTCAATGGTGCGCCTGCGTAAATTGGCAGGAATCAACCGGCCTGCGATTGCGATTCTCTGGCCGTCTTTTGGACCAAACGGATCCAATGTAATGCTTGATGTGGGCGCAGATGTGCGTGCAGATGAAAGTGATTTGTTACAATTTGCCCTGATGGGCGCGTCTTACTCGCGCAATGGTTTTGCCGTGAAACGGCCGCGAGTTGGACTTCTCAACGTTGGCACCGAAGAGCATAAAGGCCGCGCCGAGCTGAAGGCTGCACATGATCTCATCAAAGAGTCAGCGGAGAGCGGACAATTTGAATTCGTAGGCTTTGTCGAGGGTGGGGATATCCCATCAGACCGGGTCGATGTTATCGTAACCGACGGATTTACAGGCAATGTTGCGCTGAAAACCGCCGAAGGCACCGCGAGCTTTATCGGCACAGCCCTGCGTCAATCTTTTAAACATAATTTGCTCGCCAAACTCTCTGCGATCTTAGCCTATGGTCCGCTAAGCCGCCTCAAGCGCACCACAGACCCGCGCCGGGTCAACGGCGGCGTGTTCTTGGGGCTCAATGGCACGGTGGTAAAATCCCATGGCGCGGCTGACGCAACAGGAGTTGCGGCGGCGGTTGGCCTGGCCTATCGTTTAGGTTCAGCAAAGTTTAGCACCAAGCTCGCCGCGCGTGTAGCTTCGGTCAATGGGTTCGCAGAGGACCGCGAAGAAGACGGGAACTAACGATGCGCAGAGCAGTTGTTGAATCCATTGGCCACTACCTGCCCGAACGCGTGGTGGAAAACTCCGAATTTGAAGCAACGCTGGACACCAATGACGCCTGGATCCGCAGCCGCACCGGCATCGAACGTCGCCATTTCGCCGCTGAAGGGGAAACAACCTCTGATATGGGCATCAAAGCCGCTCAAGCAGCTTTGGCCAATGCCGGATGCAGCGTCGAGGACGTCGATGCCATTATTCTGGCAACCTCAACCGCCGACCTCACCTTCCCCTCCGCCGCCACAATGGTACAGCATGGGCTTGGTATGAACCACGGGTTCGCCTTTGACGTTCAAGCGGTCTGTGCAGGATTTTTGTTTGCCTTGAACACCGCAAATTCCATGATTGCCAGCGGCCAGGCCAGTCGCATATTGGTCATCGGTGCGGAGACATTTTCAAAACTGATGGATTGGACCGATCGCGGGACCTGCGTGTTGTTTGGCGATGGCGCTGGCGCCATGTTAATTGCCGCGCAGGAGGATGAAACCTCTGACCGCGGAATTCTGGCCACCACATTGCGCTCGGATGGGCGCTACAAAGACATTCTTTACGTCGATGGTGGCGTATCCATGCAAACCACTGGGCATCTGCGGATGCAGGGCAAAGAAGTTTTTCGTCATGCGGTCGAGAAACTCTCAAACACGGCGCTTGAGGCAATTGAAGCGGCCGGTCTGACCACGGACGATGTGGATTGGATCGTACCACATCAGGCCAACAAACGCATTTTGGAAGGAATGTCCAAACGCCTCAAAGTCCCTATGGACCGAGTCGTTATGACCGTAAACAACCATGGCAACACCTCTGCGGCCTCTATTCCTCTTGCGATGGCAGTGGCCGCCCAGGACAAACGCATCAAACAAGGCGATATTGTGGTCACAGGCGCCATTGGCGGCGGTCTGGCCTGGGGAACCGCGGTTATTCGCTGGTAAATGACCCCAAATCAGGACTTTTAGTTGCCAAGGTTTTTTATCCCTCTATAATTACAGTGTAGTAACAAGGGGGAACGTAAATGGCGTCGAACACACTCACACGGATGGATCTCAGTGAAGCGGTTTTCCGCGAA
This window encodes:
- a CDS encoding GNAT family N-acyltransferase, translated to MWDETYLNFCIKNIDKNEILGCFRLGIFPSGTAAVHGYSAQFFDLSPLRVFDRPVLELGRFAIDPQRGNSDIFRLAWGVVTQLVDQNNVSFLFGCSSFAGTQPQTHSAGFRYLCRNDHIAPHSWRPVFHGGYRLAQALEDHKDGGAPNLPPLLQAYLGLGGKVSDHAVIDPDLGTTLLFTGLNVAQVPQKRAQRLRAIFAAH
- the msrB gene encoding peptide-methionine (R)-S-oxide reductase MsrB, translated to MADIEKTDREWQEMLSPLAYKVTRKHGTERAFSHDNFPKEAGYYACVCCGATLFSQDDKFDSGTGWPSFTQPMAGAPIGESIDNSWFSTRTEVHCATCSAHLGHVFPDGPAPTGLRYCMNGVALTFHRDAAD
- a CDS encoding outer membrane protein assembly factor BamE domain-containing protein, whose protein sequence is MLNKTKTTVVGFCLFAAISCTPVYRNHGYTPSEAQLANLVVGVDTRATAEETLGVPTISDTETGRLYYISSRWRHYGMNPPEPISRDIVAVALDSAEVVTNVSRYSLEDGEIVALTRRVTDGGTEEISFLQQLLGNIGRFDASDILSEP
- a CDS encoding YceD family protein is translated as MTMLSKPKYEFKNGAQMRPNHAHPRLELKHLVQNRGVNFDLTLSEAEISEIVEQLDLLSLRKIKFSGVILPIGKGDWGLSGELGATVEQACSLTLAPVRSRIDTPVVRNFRKSPITLSHSGPEHEIPEDDSEEQLEDVIDLARVFSEALSLALPDYPRAEGAELKTAEFAPPGVTPLTDEAARPFSVLAGLKDKLQ
- the rpmF gene encoding 50S ribosomal protein L32 — encoded protein: MAVPKSKITRSRRGMRRSHDALVAANPNECTNCGELKRPHHVCASCGHYDDREVIATTEEVDLDEDAA
- the plsX gene encoding phosphate acyltransferase PlsX, which gives rise to MSMTDTQTIADGTNSNVVVSVDAMGGDKGPGVIIAGLLRAVHTHSNIRFLVHGPQAVLAPLIDKHNLEEFCTIVHAERTVSMDDKPSQVMRHGKGTSMWSAVTSVKQKEADACVSCGNTGALMAISMVRLRKLAGINRPAIAILWPSFGPNGSNVMLDVGADVRADESDLLQFALMGASYSRNGFAVKRPRVGLLNVGTEEHKGRAELKAAHDLIKESAESGQFEFVGFVEGGDIPSDRVDVIVTDGFTGNVALKTAEGTASFIGTALRQSFKHNLLAKLSAILAYGPLSRLKRTTDPRRVNGGVFLGLNGTVVKSHGAADATGVAAAVGLAYRLGSAKFSTKLAARVASVNGFAEDREEDGN
- a CDS encoding beta-ketoacyl-ACP synthase III encodes the protein MRRAVVESIGHYLPERVVENSEFEATLDTNDAWIRSRTGIERRHFAAEGETTSDMGIKAAQAALANAGCSVEDVDAIILATSTADLTFPSAATMVQHGLGMNHGFAFDVQAVCAGFLFALNTANSMIASGQASRILVIGAETFSKLMDWTDRGTCVLFGDGAGAMLIAAQEDETSDRGILATTLRSDGRYKDILYVDGGVSMQTTGHLRMQGKEVFRHAVEKLSNTALEAIEAAGLTTDDVDWIVPHQANKRILEGMSKRLKVPMDRVVMTVNNHGNTSAASIPLAMAVAAQDKRIKQGDIVVTGAIGGGLAWGTAVIRW